The sequence GCGCATCCAGCTCACCAACGGGGTGAACGTGGCCAACACGCTGAACCTCGGCGTGAACGTCGGCATCAGCGGCCGCGGGTATCTGGAGATCAACAACACCAGCTCCGCCGCCACCTGGTCCGGCCCGATCAACATCACCGCGAGCCCGACCAACGGCGGCCACTTCTACACCGATGCCACCTCGACGCTCACGCTTTCCGGCCCGATCACCAGCTCGGTGATCGTCAGCTTCCGCGCGGGGAATTTCATCATCCCGTCCGCCTCCACCAGCAGCTATTCCTCGATCTTCATCTCCGGGAACATGCAGATCGGCAGCAACGATTCGCTGGTGAAGACCGCGGACGTGACGCTCGGGAACTCGGCCGCCACCACGCTCGACCTGAGCGGTTTCAACCAGACGGTGAACACCGTGGTGAAATCCACCAACGCCGCCACCATCACCAACACCGCCGCCACCGCGGCCGTATTGACGATCAACAACGGCAGCGCCAGCACCTACGGCGGCACGATCGTGAACGGCACCGGCGGCGTTTCGCTGGTGAAGAGCGGCGCAGGGGATCTCACCCTCGGCGGCGCGAACACCTACACCGGTAGCACCACCGTCAGCGCGGGCACCTTGATCCTCGGCGCGTCCACGCTGGCGGACAGCTCGACGGTGAACATCGCCAGCGGCGCGAAGATCACGGTCACCACCGCTTCGGACACCGTGGCCCACCTGTTCCTCAATGGCGTGGAGGTCCTGCCCGGCACCTACGGCGCGACCGGCTCCGGCGCGACCCACATCGATGACTCGCATTTCTCCGGCACCGGCACGCTCAACGTGGTCACGGGTCCCAGCGGCTACAGCGCGTGGTCGGCGGCGAAGGGCCTGACCACCGCGAACGTTTCCGTGTCCGCCAATCCGGACAACGACAGCCTGAACAACCTCGGCGAGTTCGCCTTCGATGGCTCGCCCGCCAGCGCGTCGTCCGACAACCGCATCGTGACGAAGGTGGCGACGGTGGGCGGCGTGCAGGTGCTCACGATCACGCTGCCGGTGCGCACCGGCGCGGTGTTCTCCGGTGCCACCGAGCAGGTGTCCGCGGCGGTCGATGGCATCGTCTACCGCATCCAGGGTGGAGCGGATCTTTCGACCTGGACCGGTGTGGTGGCGGAGGTTCCGGCCGGGGATCTCGCCGCGGTGCAATCCGGCATCGCCGCACCGGAGACGGGGTGGACGAACCGCTCGTTCTACCTCACCGGCGGCGGCACCACCGGCTTCCTCCGCGCGAAGGTGCAGGAGTGAGGGCTGGGGGGGATGGCTGGGGAGCGATGGCTGGGGAGCGATGGCTGGGGAGCGATGGCTGGGGAGCGATGGCTGGGGAGCGATGGCTGGGGAGCGATGGCTGGGGAGCGATGGCTGGGGAGCGATGGCTGGGGAGCGATGGCTGGGAGTAGGGACATTCCTGTCCCGTTCTTCCTCTTGGCTGGCTGGCATGGAAGCAGGGACGGGACATTACCTGCGGCCATGCCAGTCAGCGGCTTTGCCATGTGGATTAGGTCGCTATCGTTCCCGCCGCATTCCTGTCCCGTTCTTCATTCCTTCATCCGCTCCCTCCGGTCCAGTTCCCTCCTCACCATTTCCGACTCATGAAGGAGATACCGATCCGCTGTCAGCCTGGCCTTGGTCGGATTCCGACGGATGTATTTCGCGCAGTTCCAAAAGTGTTCACCATCCCGAATCACCCGGTCGAAGTAGTTCGCCTGCCACAGTTCGCCGCTTCGCTCCATCGCCAGATTGATTCGCCGGGAGGAAACTCCTTTCCAAATCTTCAACAGGTCATCCAGTGCCTCGTCCTGCCCCAGTGATACCAGAGCGTGGACGTGATTGGGCATCACCACGAAAGCGTGCTGGAGGAAACGTTCTCCGTCTTTCGCCAGCAGCACTTCCCGCACAGCGTCCGCTGCCCGTTGCTCTTCCAACACACAAGCTCCTTCCCCGCCATCGAGCCAGCGCTCGATGGCACGGGAAAAGCGCTTGTGATACTCCATCTCGTCTTCCGTGGACCACGGTGGCGGATGCACCTGCATCCAGATCATCCGTTCCTCCCTCCACTTCGCTAGTTTGCCGTGAGGAATGGAGTCCGCCAATCGGAAGGTCAGGAAATAGGTTGAGTGATCCTGCTGCCAGTGCGGGAGCTTCAGGCCGTATTTCGAGATATCCTCCTCGGGTTTGAGAAATCGGGGGGATTCGTCCATTGCTTGTTGGGAACGTGTGGATTTCCAGTTGGGTTGAACCGGCACGTCCAGAAAATCCGGGGGCTTGGTGGAATTGAAGAGGAAGAACGGGACAGGAATGTCCCTGCTCCCAGCCAGGGTGCTCCCGCCAAAATCGAAAAAATCTCCTAAGAAATCCCCGCGCCGCGTGTCTGTCCGGATGAAACCCGACATCACGCGATGCAAACCCCATCCGATTCCTCCGATTTCCATGCGCCGCACCCGCCGTCGATCTGGCGGAAACTGGGCGGCGGCTCCTTGTCCGTCTCACTCATCGTTCATGCCGTGTTGCTCGGCGTGGGCGTGGCGTGGGTGTTCCAGGTGATCCCGGCGACGCCTACTCCCGAGTTCTCGACGGGAGGCGGCCCGTCCGGCCCGCAAGGCGTGCGCAGCCAGATGGAGCAGCGGAAGAGCGCCCGGAAGGTGGATCTGAACTCGCGGATCGTGATGCAAGGCTTTGGGGAAATCGTCCTCCCGAAAATGGAGCCCGGCGAGGCCATGACCAACATCGGCGGGATGGGAAACTCCTTGGAGCCGGGAATTGGCAAGCTGGGTCCGGGCGGAAATGGCCCCGGTGGCCCCGGCAATGGCCCGGTGGGCGCGCCCGGCCTCAACAAGATCGAGATCCCGATGTGGGGCTCGCCGGATCCGAACGCGAACTCGCTGGTCGGCACCTTCTACGACACCAAGCTGGATTCCCACGGCAAGGACACCGGCATGACGGCGGACAAGCTGCGCGAGGTGATCCAGGACTTCACCACCCGCGGCTGGAACGAGCGCACGCTGGAATCGAAGTACTACAAGGCTCCGAAGACGCTCTACCAGACGAAGCTCTACATCCCGGAGATGTCCGCGGACGCCGCCCCGTCGGCCTTCGGTTGCGGGCCGGAGATCAAGGCGAGCCGCTGGATCGTGCTCTACCGCGGCCAGGTCAGCGCGCCGCAGTCGGGGAAGTTCCGTTTCGTCGGGGCAGGGGATGACGTGCTCGTCGTGCGCTTCAACAACCAGAACGTCTTCGACCACGGCTTCACCCAGGGCACCACCGGCCTCTATGTGCCGGGGAAGGTGGACTTCCTCGCCGGGCGCAGGGAGGACAAGGACCTCGCGCGGCAGGTGCGCGGTGGCGTGACGAAAACGCCGGTGACCTTCTACCAATACGAGACCACTCGGAATTGGAACCAGAACATCGGCGGCCTCGCGGTGGGGCCGGAGTTCGAGGTCTCGGCCGGGCGTTCCTATCCGATCGAGATCCTCGTCAGCGAGGTGCCGGGCGGGTTGTTCGGAGCCTCGCTGCTGATCGAGAAGGCCGGCACCGATTACCCGAAGGCTGCCGGCGGTGCTCCGGTACTGCCGCTGTTCCGCCTGGACAGCAGCGTCCCGGCCGCGACCCGCGCCGATAATGCGCCGCCCTACGATCCCGCCGGCCCGGTTTGGAAAGTGACCGGCCAGTCCGTTCGCCCCGGCATCTAATCCGCCCTCTCTACCTCATAAGGGTCATATCCCTCCGGCCGCCGTTTCTGTTGAAATGGCGGCCATTGCTCGTTCTCCACGAAGAAAACGCCCCATGGACCAGTCCCAGCCAGAAACCTACTACGATCCCCATCTCCAGGCGACCCACGCCGAGGAGAAGAAGCCCTCCATTTGGAAGAAGCTCGGCGGCGGTTCGCTCTCCATCTCGATCATCGTTCACGCCATCCTGCTGGCGGTGGGCGTGGTGTGGATTTTCCAGATCATCCCCGCGCAGGAGCCGAAGGTCGACTTCATGCCAAAGGGCGGCGGCGGCGGCTCGCCGGGGGTGAAGGACGTGAGCAACAAGAAGCAGCGCGCCACGATGACCAACCCGAACACGCCCCGCATGGCGGCGAAGGGTGTGGCCAGCTCGTTCACGCTGCCTGAGCCGGATGCGGCCTCGGCGATGTCCTCGGTGGGCTCGCTTTCCTCCGGTGGGCTGTCCGGCGGCCTCGGTGGCAGCGGTGCGGGCGGCGGCCGCGGCGATGGCAATGGCCCGGGTTTCGGCTCCGGCATGGGGCCGGGCCTCGGCGGTGGCGGCGGCAGCATGAGCCCCTTCGGCATGGTCGATCCGAACGCGAACGCGATGGTCGGCGTGCTTTACGACACCAAGCAGGACCCGAAGCGCAAGGAAACCGGCATGACCCCGGAGAAGCTCCGCGAGGTCATCCATGACTTCGTCTCCCAGGGGTGGAACGAGCGCACGCTGGAGCGGAACTATTACAAGGCCCCCCAGAAGCTCTACCAGACCCGGGTCTATATGCCGGTGATGTCGGCGGCCGAGGCGCCGAAGGCCTTCAACTGCGAGAAGGAAGTGCAGCCGAGCCGCTGGCTGGTCATTTACCGTGGCGACGTGGTGGCCCCGAAGTCCGGCAAGTTCCGCTTCGTGGGCGCGGGCGACGACGTGCTGGTCGTGCGCTTCAACCGGAAGAACGTCTTCGATTACGGCTACGTCCTCGGCACCACCGGCCAGCACGTGCCGGAGATCAAGGAGGTGCTGAGCGGCGCGAAGGAGGACCGGAACGTCGAGAAGGCCGCCCGCGGCGGCGCGATGAAACTGCCGATCACCTTCTACAAGTATGACGGCCCGACCAACTGGAACCAAAACATCGGCGGTCTGGCGGTGGGTCCGGAGTTCGAGGTCACGGCGGGCAGCACCTACCCGGTCGAAATCCTGATCAGCGAGGTGCCCGGCGGTCGCTTTGGTGCGATGCTGCTTCTCCAGGAAGAGGGCGGCACTTACCAGAAGACCTCCGCGGGCTTGCCGA comes from Luteolibacter sp. LG18 and encodes:
- a CDS encoding transposase; this encodes MSGFIRTDTRRGDFLGDFFDFGGSTLAGSRDIPVPFFLFNSTKPPDFLDVPVQPNWKSTRSQQAMDESPRFLKPEEDISKYGLKLPHWQQDHSTYFLTFRLADSIPHGKLAKWREERMIWMQVHPPPWSTEDEMEYHKRFSRAIERWLDGGEGACVLEEQRAADAVREVLLAKDGERFLQHAFVVMPNHVHALVSLGQDEALDDLLKIWKGVSSRRINLAMERSGELWQANYFDRVIRDGEHFWNCAKYIRRNPTKARLTADRYLLHESEMVRRELDRRERMKE